In Nocardioides sp. JQ2195, a genomic segment contains:
- a CDS encoding HNH endonuclease signature motif containing protein, with the protein MLEVDAALHPFEVSDLGGEALFDLISDARDAEFRSDRRKVRLAYQLCVTNPAGPGIDPATWGDGLPGMAGDYDATLGGEGTPLVARFVVEDWAAATRKSRGSGQQFLANTLDLHHRLPRTHARFEDLELELWKAFRLAEETHDLSLEAARWIDARVAEVGSYSFNAIAKAVKLGVAKFHPEKLEDDNGLPGKVDWDVSVDHNQGAEGTSTLEAIGSSLDLVKFHDLVSDEATTMGRLGDTDTLGQRKAKALGVIADRQASLDLLGVLDQDPPVHPETGEPVIPRKSYLRARLFVHLSLTDLATMCAASAAVESGGVGVVESNLFGPATTHLIAGYLKQLGADARVTPVIDTTKVWAVDVHDPPQAMRDQVTERDRHCVHPHCGRSSKTCDLDHIVPFDDTGPSGQTNPENLAPLCRRHHLLNTHGGWRYQRNRDGTYTWTNQHGRSWLVTDSGTVELT; encoded by the coding sequence ATGCTCGAAGTCGATGCCGCACTCCACCCGTTCGAGGTCTCTGACCTCGGCGGTGAAGCGCTGTTCGATCTCATCTCCGACGCCCGCGATGCTGAGTTCCGCAGCGACCGTCGCAAGGTCAGGTTGGCTTATCAGCTCTGTGTGACCAACCCTGCTGGCCCTGGCATCGACCCGGCGACGTGGGGTGACGGGCTCCCCGGGATGGCGGGTGACTACGACGCCACGTTGGGTGGCGAGGGCACACCGTTGGTGGCGCGGTTCGTGGTGGAGGACTGGGCTGCGGCGACCCGGAAGTCACGTGGTTCGGGCCAGCAGTTCCTGGCCAACACCCTCGACCTGCACCACCGGCTGCCACGGACCCACGCCCGCTTCGAGGATCTCGAGCTGGAGCTGTGGAAAGCCTTCCGCCTCGCCGAGGAAACCCACGACCTCTCACTTGAGGCAGCCCGGTGGATCGATGCCCGCGTTGCCGAAGTCGGGTCGTACTCGTTCAACGCGATCGCGAAGGCGGTGAAGCTCGGGGTGGCGAAGTTCCACCCCGAGAAGCTCGAGGACGACAACGGGCTCCCCGGCAAGGTCGACTGGGACGTCAGCGTCGACCACAACCAGGGCGCAGAGGGCACCAGCACCCTCGAGGCCATCGGATCTTCGTTGGATCTGGTGAAGTTCCACGATCTCGTCTCCGATGAGGCGACCACGATGGGCCGGCTCGGTGACACCGACACGTTGGGCCAACGCAAGGCCAAGGCCCTCGGGGTCATCGCCGACCGGCAAGCATCGTTGGATCTGCTGGGGGTCCTCGACCAGGACCCGCCGGTCCACCCGGAGACCGGGGAACCGGTCATCCCGCGCAAGTCCTACTTGAGGGCGCGCCTGTTCGTGCACCTGTCCCTCACGGACCTGGCCACCATGTGCGCCGCCTCCGCCGCCGTGGAGTCAGGTGGGGTCGGGGTGGTGGAGTCGAACCTGTTCGGGCCGGCCACCACGCACCTGATCGCCGGTTATCTGAAGCAGCTCGGTGCTGATGCCCGGGTGACGCCGGTGATCGACACCACCAAGGTGTGGGCGGTGGATGTCCATGATCCGCCGCAGGCGATGCGGGACCAGGTCACCGAACGTGATCGGCACTGTGTGCATCCACACTGTGGCCGGTCGTCGAAGACCTGCGATCTCGACCACATCGTGCCGTTTGATGACACCGGTCCGTCGGGCCAGACGAACCCGGAGAATTTGGCGCCGTTGTGTCGTCGACATCATCTGTTGAATACCCACGGCGGCTGGCGTTATCAACGAAACCGCGACGGGACGTATACCTGGACC